A stretch of the Alnus glutinosa chromosome 6, dhAlnGlut1.1, whole genome shotgun sequence genome encodes the following:
- the LOC133871383 gene encoding protein SPA, chloroplastic — protein MSQAPSLPRLRSPFLCCPLKLAPPTTSFLSYKPTRNQRSPASYPCIRALDLDQNTVVAISVGFVSVAVGIGIPVFYESQIDNAAKRENTQPCFPCTGTGAQKCRFCMGTGTVTVELGGDEKEVSRCINCEGAGSLTCTTCQGSGIQPRYLDRREFKDDD, from the exons ATGTCACAAGCACCGTCTCTCCCTCGCTTGCGCTCCCCGTTTCTCTGTTGCCCTCTCAAGCTCGCTCCTCCTACGACTTCTTTTCTCTCCTACAAACCCACGAGAAATCAACGGTCGCCGGCGTCTTATCCATGCATTCGAGCTCTTGATCTTGATCAAAACACG GTAGTGGCAATATCGGTGGGGTTTGTGAGCGTTGCGGTTGGAATAGGCATTCCAGTCTTCTATGAATCCCAAATTGATAATGCT GCAAAGCGAGAAAACACTCAGCCATGCTTTCCGTGCACTGGCACCGGGGCAC AGAAATGCAGATTTTGCATGGGAACTGGCACGGTGACAGTAGAGCTTGGTGGGGATGAGAAGGAAGTCTCTCGATGCATCAATTGTGAAGGTGCGGGTTCATTGACATGCACCACATGTCAAGGCAGTGGCATACAACCCCGATACCTTGATCGAAG AGAATTCAAAGATGATGACTGA